The DNA segment CACCTGATTGCAATATTATGTTGGAATAGGGTGTTGCTTCTCCAGTTCGAATAACGACTTTTACCTCTTTCAACTGTTCTTTAAACGCTTCATGACTCACATAGGTTACTTGTTCATCTTCTACTAATGTTGCTTTTATATCCGCTAACTGTGTGGCATTTTGTTCTTTGATCTCCTCAGCTAAAACCACTTTTTCAACTTTCATATCGCTTAAAACGACTTTTAAAACCGATAGAAAAGAAGGTTCAGATAATGTCAAAGCTAAATCTATTTTTTTCACGCCATCTGGTACAGGTAACCCTGCATCACCAATCGCGATTTTATCTGTGTGTCCCAAATCGGATAAGACTTTTGCTATGTCACTATTT comes from the Carnobacterium sp. 17-4 genome and includes:
- the rbsD gene encoding D-ribose pyranase, with product MKKNGILNSDIAKVLSDLGHTDKIAIGDAGLPVPDGVKKIDLALTLSEPSFLSVLKVVLSDMKVEKVVLAEEIKEQNATQLADIKATLVEDEQVTYVSHEAFKEQLKEVKVVIRTGEATPYSNIILQSGVLF